A stretch of Rubinisphaera margarita DNA encodes these proteins:
- a CDS encoding arylsulfatase, translating to MLCALTASSATAQDKPNILVIFGDDIGQSNISAYTMGLVGYQTPNIDRVAREGMIFTDYYAEQSCTAGRSTFITGQCTYRTGLAKVGMPGAKVGLQAEDPTIAELLKPQGYATGQFGKNHLGDLDEYLPTAHGFDEFFGNLYHLNAEEEPENRNYPTDPEFRKKFGPRGVIKATADGKIEDTGPLTKKRMETIDDETSAAAIDFIERQTKAEKPFFCWWNATRMHFRTHVREEHRDKPGVTARTEYADGMIEHDNHVGTLLQKLDDLGITENTIVIYTTDNGPHKNTWPDAAVSPFRNEKNSNWEGAFRVPCMIRWPGKIKEGSISNEIVSGQDWLPTFLAAAGDSDIKEKLLKGHKAAGKQFKVHLDGYNLLPYLTGKEENSPRESFFYFNDDGQLVGMRFKNWKLVFLEQRAEGTLRVWSEPFTTLRVPKIFDLHADPYEQADITSNTYYDWLLDHAFMLVPAQAYVGEFLQTFQDFPPRQKPDSFNVQEVMNKLQEGATH from the coding sequence ATGCTGTGCGCCCTCACAGCGAGCTCAGCGACGGCTCAGGACAAACCCAATATTCTGGTGATCTTTGGGGATGATATTGGCCAGTCCAATATTTCCGCCTATACGATGGGACTGGTTGGCTATCAGACGCCGAATATCGATCGCGTCGCCAGAGAAGGAATGATCTTCACCGACTACTACGCCGAGCAAAGTTGCACTGCGGGGCGATCCACATTCATTACCGGCCAGTGCACCTATCGCACAGGGCTGGCGAAGGTCGGTATGCCCGGCGCCAAAGTCGGTTTGCAGGCCGAAGACCCGACGATCGCCGAACTGCTCAAGCCGCAGGGCTACGCCACAGGTCAGTTTGGCAAGAATCATCTCGGCGATCTGGATGAGTATCTTCCCACCGCACACGGTTTCGATGAGTTCTTTGGAAACCTCTACCATCTGAACGCCGAAGAAGAACCCGAGAACCGCAACTATCCGACCGATCCCGAGTTCCGCAAGAAATTCGGTCCTCGCGGCGTTATCAAGGCGACGGCCGATGGCAAAATCGAAGACACGGGTCCGCTGACGAAAAAGCGGATGGAAACGATCGACGACGAAACCTCCGCCGCGGCGATCGACTTCATTGAACGCCAGACGAAGGCCGAGAAGCCCTTCTTCTGCTGGTGGAATGCGACTCGCATGCACTTCCGTACGCACGTTCGGGAAGAGCATCGCGACAAGCCAGGCGTGACCGCCCGCACGGAATACGCCGATGGCATGATCGAGCACGACAACCACGTCGGCACCCTGCTCCAGAAACTCGACGATCTTGGAATCACTGAGAACACGATCGTCATCTATACCACGGACAACGGCCCTCATAAGAACACCTGGCCGGACGCCGCAGTCAGTCCGTTCCGCAATGAAAAGAACTCGAACTGGGAAGGTGCTTTCCGCGTCCCCTGTATGATCCGCTGGCCCGGCAAAATCAAAGAAGGCAGCATCTCCAACGAAATCGTCAGCGGACAGGACTGGCTGCCGACGTTCCTGGCCGCCGCCGGCGACAGTGACATCAAAGAAAAACTTCTTAAGGGACACAAAGCCGCGGGGAAACAATTCAAGGTTCACCTCGACGGCTACAACCTGTTGCCGTATCTGACGGGAAAAGAGGAAAATTCGCCCCGGGAGTCGTTCTTCTACTTCAATGATGACGGCCAACTGGTCGGTATGCGATTCAAGAACTGGAAGCTCGTCTTCCTCGAACAGCGAGCGGAAGGCACGCTGCGGGTCTGGTCCGAACCGTTTACCACGCTCCGCGTTCCCAAGATCTTCGATCTGCATGCGGATCCGTACGAACAGGCCGATATCACGTCCAATACGTACTACGACTGGCTGCTGGATCACGCCTTCATGCTTGTGCCGGCTCAGGCCTACGTGGGAGAGTTCCTGCAAACGTTCCAGGACTTCCCGCCCCGCCAGAAACCGGACAGTTTCAACGTGCAGGAAGTCATGAACAAGCTCCAGGAAGGGGCCACTCACTGA